The nucleotide window TCTCCCGGCCAAGGACGTCTCCATAGGCGACCAGATCGCGATGAACGGACGCGGGCAATTCCACCGTCACCTTAACCGGCTTGTCATCGGGCAAGGGCCCAAGCTTCAGTTTAGACATGATCAACCTCCTGCCGGTTCGAATACCAGATCGCGGGTGACGATGATCCTGACCGGGAACCCCGGGCGGATGGTCAGTGTCGGCGCGACCTGCAACTGACGCTGGACGATCTGCTGGCCGGCCTGGTTGATTGTGTCCACCGCTCCATCGCGGATCGCCTGGATCAGGCGGTCTTCGTCATCGGTGGCGAGGTCCGCGCCGATCGCGAGCAGCGTGGACAGACCCGCCGCGCGCATCAGATCCCACCAGTGATAGTCGACGCCATCTTCGAGGCCGGCATAGCCGCTCGCATCCGCCCCCGGCAGACGTTCGAGAACAATGGATCGACCGCCGGGAAGGATCAGGCGGTTCCAGACCAGCAGCACCCGTCGCTGGCCGAACGTCACGCCGTCATCGTATTGACCGATGATGCGGGTTCCTTGTGGGATCAACAGCAGCGATCCGGTCGGGCTGTCATAGACATTCTCGGTGACTTGCGCGGTGATTTGGCCCGGGAGATCGGAGCGAATGCCGGTGATGAGCGCGGCGGGTATCACCGCTCCCGCCTGAAGGATGTACGGCGAGGCTGGCGGCTGAATGCGATCCGATGCGACGGTTTGCCGGTCCACCGGACCGTTGAGGAAAGCCGTATGCCGGCTCCCCTGAGGTTGCTCGGAGTCCCCTAGGCCCGGAAGGTTCACGCCGACCCCGGCCGTCGTCGCCCTGCCAGATGCCGTCTGGAAGAAGACACCGCTCAGACGCGCGGTTTCCTCCTCTGCCCTGCGGCGCTCCGCTTCCGGATCGACGGTCGGGCCCACAATCGGCGGAGGGGTCACGGGCACTCCGCGCTCCTGCGCATCTAGGATCGGCCGCCCGAGGTCACCGGGCAGTGCAGGTCCCAGAACCGGCCCGGTATAGTCGGACGGCAATCCTTCCAGGCCGTCCGCGGCCGGTCGATTGTCGATGGAGTAGAGTTCTCCACCTCCCGGCCCGGCTTCGCGGGTCTGGAGCGCATAGATCAGCGCCCCGGCGATGCCGAACAGGGCGACCGCTCCGACACCGGCCAGAACCTTGCGCGACAGCCTCGTCACGCCCGGCGGATCGGGGCGCAGACGCATCGGCGCTGCAGGATCTGTGTCATTCATGACGCCCCTCCCCTTCGCGCATCCCCCGCCGTCCGCGCATCCGCCTCGCGCTCCTCCATGCGCACGATCCGGACCACCTGCTGGCGGTCTCCTGCGCCCAGCCGGAGCTCGGCGGCGCCGAAGAGGCGATCCACGATCAGCACGTTCCGGTGAATGCGGCTGTTCACGATCTCGGGCTCCCCGTCCGAACCGAGCACGAAGAGCGGCGGCATTTCGCCCTGGGCGATGCCAGCCGGGAAGACGACATAGACGCGGCGGCCATCATCGAAGACGGAAACCGGGCGCCAGGGCGGACTCTCACCCCGGATCTGCAAGCCGTAACGATGATTACGGGCCGACGGCGCCGGGATGGTCGGCGCGGTCGCCACAGCCTGTCGCCCACCACGGGGCGCAGCCGGATAAGCCCAGGCAACGGAGGGCATGTAGAGCGCCTCGCGCGCACGCAACTCGATCGTATACACCCGCCTGTCAGTGCTGATCACCAGATTGGTCGAGATGTCGTCCCGCGTCGGTTTGACGAGGATGTGGACGCGGGCGGTTGATCCGGACCCGCTCTCCGTGTCGCCGATGATCCAGCGCGTGGTATCCCCTGCGGCGATCGGCCCCGCGCCGGTCAGACGCTCGCCCGGCTCGAGTGCGATGTTGGTGATCTGACCCGGCGCGGCATAGACCTGATAGAGGGCTCCTTCCGACCAGGGATAGATCTGGATCGCATTGAAATAGCCCTCGCGGCGCGGTTCGACCCGGGCGGCGGCATTGGCGTTTTCGATACGGCCGGTCGGTGTGCCTGCCGCCGCTCCGCCATGCGCCACTGTCCAGACCGGCGGCGTGTGCAGGGGCCGAGGACGTTCCTCGGCAGCCGAGGCGGGCGGAGTGGGCAGCGGCGGCACAGACTCGTCGTAACTGAATTCCGGCACCCGGTTACTGGCACACCCCGCCAGAAAGGACGAGCACAGCAGCAAGGCCACCAAGTTGGGCTTGTTGACGCTCGAAGACCTGATTGCACGAACATGCGTTTCAGTCATTGGCTCATCTCCCGCGACCAGGAGATCGCATTGACATAGATTCCGAGGGGATTGGCGCGCAGGCGCTCGGCGCTGCGCGGGGTCTGGATCACGACGGTCAGGATCGCGGTCCAGCGCTCGGTCGTGGAAAGCTGGCCGTTCTCGTAGTGACGCTCGGTCCAAGCAACGCGGAACGATCCCGGCGAGGCCCGGATGACCGAGGACACCTCGACAGCGATCTGTTGACGACCGACGCGGGTGAACGGGTCGTTGGCGCGAGCGAAGTCGTTAAGTGCGGCCGCGCCACGGTCCGTGGTGAACTCATAGGCGCGCAGCCAGTTCTGCCGCACAATGATCGGGTCGGCAGGGATGGAACGAACCTGCTCGATGAAGCGACCAAGATGGAAAGCGATCTGCGGATCGGTTGGTTCGTAATCGGCGGAGGCCGGCGCGACAGCCTGGGCCTCGCCGAGCGCGTCGACCTGAACGACCCAGGGCACGACGGTACCACGCGCAGATTGCCAGACCAGGGCGCCAGCAAATCCCGCCGCCAGGATCAGGCTGCCAAAGGCCATGTAGCGCCAGTTGCGGGCCTGAACGCGGGCGGA belongs to Salipiger profundus and includes:
- the trbF gene encoding conjugal transfer protein TrbF; the encoded protein is MNLFRRSATHYGKTPQPETPYQRAAQVWDERIGSARVQARNWRYMAFGSLILAAGFAGALVWQSARGTVVPWVVQVDALGEAQAVAPASADYEPTDPQIAFHLGRFIEQVRSIPADPIIVRQNWLRAYEFTTDRGAAALNDFARANDPFTRVGRQQIAVEVSSVIRASPGSFRVAWTERHYENGQLSTTERWTAILTVVIQTPRSAERLRANPLGIYVNAISWSREMSQ
- a CDS encoding TrbI/VirB10 family protein — encoded protein: MNDTDPAAPMRLRPDPPGVTRLSRKVLAGVGAVALFGIAGALIYALQTREAGPGGGELYSIDNRPAADGLEGLPSDYTGPVLGPALPGDLGRPILDAQERGVPVTPPPIVGPTVDPEAERRRAEEETARLSGVFFQTASGRATTAGVGVNLPGLGDSEQPQGSRHTAFLNGPVDRQTVASDRIQPPASPYILQAGAVIPAALITGIRSDLPGQITAQVTENVYDSPTGSLLLIPQGTRIIGQYDDGVTFGQRRVLLVWNRLILPGGRSIVLERLPGADASGYAGLEDGVDYHWWDLMRAAGLSTLLAIGADLATDDEDRLIQAIRDGAVDTINQAGQQIVQRQLQVAPTLTIRPGFPVRIIVTRDLVFEPAGG
- the trbG gene encoding P-type conjugative transfer protein TrbG, which translates into the protein MTETHVRAIRSSSVNKPNLVALLLCSSFLAGCASNRVPEFSYDESVPPLPTPPASAAEERPRPLHTPPVWTVAHGGAAAGTPTGRIENANAAARVEPRREGYFNAIQIYPWSEGALYQVYAAPGQITNIALEPGERLTGAGPIAAGDTTRWIIGDTESGSGSTARVHILVKPTRDDISTNLVISTDRRVYTIELRAREALYMPSVAWAYPAAPRGGRQAVATAPTIPAPSARNHRYGLQIRGESPPWRPVSVFDDGRRVYVVFPAGIAQGEMPPLFVLGSDGEPEIVNSRIHRNVLIVDRLFGAAELRLGAGDRQQVVRIVRMEEREADARTAGDARRGGAS